The Acidobacteriota bacterium genome contains a region encoding:
- a CDS encoding NADH:ubiquinone reductase (Na(+)-transporting) subunit F, producing the protein MVTVTLGVAMFTFVIVSLVGLLMAARRQLVATGEVTITVNGDADKALCTAAGGTLLGTLADNRLFIPSACGGKGSCGVCTVTVLDGGGAVLPTERSHLSRGEERAGVRLSCQVKVKQDMAIELPAEVFDIRQWRCKVRSNHNVATFIKELILELPAGEEVPFRAGGYIQIEAPPGAYDYRDYDVEEEYRADWDKFNLWRYTAVLDEPVTRAYSMANYPEEKGVIMLNIRIASPPPRAPEGTPPGKMTSYIFSLKPGDEVTISGPFGEFFAKETPAEMVFVGGGAGMAPMRSHIFDQFRRLGTDRRVTFWYGARSLREAFYIDDFDTIAADHDNFEWHLALSEPLPEDGWTGKTGFIHQVLYDNYLKDHPAPEDVEYYLCGPPMMLKACMDMLDGLGVERDNILFDDFG; encoded by the coding sequence ATGGTCACCGTCACCCTCGGCGTCGCGATGTTCACGTTCGTGATCGTGTCCCTGGTCGGCCTGCTGATGGCCGCCCGGCGGCAGCTCGTCGCCACCGGCGAGGTGACCATCACCGTCAACGGCGACGCGGACAAGGCGCTGTGCACCGCGGCCGGCGGCACGCTGCTGGGCACGCTGGCCGACAACCGGCTGTTCATTCCCTCGGCGTGCGGCGGGAAGGGGAGTTGCGGCGTCTGCACGGTGACGGTGCTCGACGGCGGCGGCGCGGTGCTGCCGACCGAGCGCAGCCACCTCAGCCGCGGCGAGGAGCGCGCGGGCGTGCGCCTGTCCTGCCAGGTGAAGGTGAAGCAGGACATGGCCATCGAGCTGCCGGCGGAGGTCTTCGACATCCGCCAGTGGCGCTGCAAGGTGCGCTCGAACCACAACGTCGCCACCTTCATCAAGGAGCTGATCCTGGAGCTGCCGGCCGGCGAGGAGGTGCCGTTCCGGGCCGGCGGCTACATCCAGATCGAGGCCCCGCCCGGGGCCTACGACTACCGCGACTACGACGTCGAGGAGGAGTACCGCGCCGACTGGGACAAGTTCAACCTGTGGCGCTACACGGCGGTGCTCGACGAGCCGGTGACGCGCGCCTACTCGATGGCGAACTACCCCGAGGAAAAGGGCGTCATCATGCTCAACATCCGCATCGCGTCGCCGCCGCCGCGGGCGCCGGAGGGGACGCCGCCGGGCAAGATGACCAGCTACATCTTCAGCCTGAAGCCGGGCGACGAGGTGACCATCTCGGGCCCGTTCGGCGAGTTCTTCGCGAAGGAGACCCCGGCCGAGATGGTCTTCGTCGGCGGCGGGGCGGGGATGGCCCCGATGCGCTCGCACATCTTCGACCAGTTCCGGCGCCTCGGGACCGACCGCCGGGTGACCTTCTGGTACGGGGCGCGCAGCCTGCGCGAGGCGTTCTACATCGACGACTTCGACACCATCGCCGCCGATCACGACAACTTCGAGTGGCATCTCGCGCTGTCGGAGCCGCTGCCCGAGGACGGGTGGACCGGGAAGACCGGCTTCATCCACCAGGTGCTCTACGACAACTACCTGAAGGACCACCCGGCGCCCGAGGACGTGGAGTACTACCTCTGCGGCCCGCCGATGATGCTGAAGGCGTGCATGGACATGCTGGACGGCCTCGGGGTGGAGCGCGACAACATTCTGTTCGACGACTTCGGCTAG